Proteins encoded together in one Jeotgalibacillus aurantiacus window:
- a CDS encoding vWA domain-containing protein has product MKKGLTELVFIMDKSGSMSGLEKDTIGGYNAMLHKQRKVEGECRLTTVLFNDGYEQLHDRKDIRQAHEITEKEYRVGGSTALLDAIGRTIDTISVTQKYAADHERAENVLFVIITDGEENSSREYSSAKVKAQIEWHKEKEGWEFIFLGANIDAVQTAGRYGIAPERAVDYLADSAGTELNFKVMDQTVTSFRKAGKVEASNFEDIQKDVKSRGGRK; this is encoded by the coding sequence ATGAAAAAGGGATTAACTGAATTAGTCTTTATCATGGATAAAAGCGGGTCAATGAGCGGACTTGAAAAGGACACGATCGGCGGCTACAATGCGATGCTTCATAAGCAGCGGAAGGTAGAGGGGGAGTGCCGTCTAACGACTGTGCTGTTTAATGACGGTTATGAGCAGCTTCATGATCGGAAGGATATCAGACAGGCACATGAAATAACGGAAAAGGAATACAGGGTAGGCGGGTCAACAGCATTGTTGGATGCCATTGGCCGGACGATTGACACGATTAGTGTTACACAAAAATATGCGGCTGATCATGAGCGTGCTGAAAACGTCTTGTTTGTCATCATCACAGATGGCGAGGAAAACAGCAGCCGGGAATATTCTTCTGCAAAGGTGAAGGCGCAAATTGAATGGCATAAGGAGAAAGAAGGTTGGGAATTTATTTTTCTTGGTGCCAATATTGATGCTGTTCAAACAGCGGGCCGTTACGGTATCGCGCCGGAGCGGGCAGTTGATTATCTCGCTGACAGCGCGGGGACGGAGCTGAATTTTAAGGTCATGGACCAGACGGTTACCTCCTTTCGCAAAGCTGGAAAGGTTGAAGCATCGAACTTTGAGGACATTCAAAAGGATGTGAAAAGCAGAGGCGGCAGGAAGTGA
- a CDS encoding aldehyde dehydrogenase has protein sequence MSIKTEQDVLDLIQKQKTFFHSGVTRDVSFRINQLKRLQDAIRENEQKILDALKKDLGKNEFEAYVTEIGFTLKSIKSMIKNVKTWSKTEKVKTPVFQMPSKSFIVKEPYGSVLIIGPFNYPFQLLIEPLIGAMAAGNCTVLKPSESTPETSAVVRDMIKEHFDPAYISVIEGEKEETSLLINAPFDYLFFTGSVPVGKIVMEAASKNLVPHTLELGGKSPVIIDETADLEKAARRIMWGKLINAGQTCIAPDYLVVHESVKAELVEKMKQTVQEFYGEQIQQNPEYGRIVNEKHFDRLTDILEKDRGAIVYGGQHDRSDKFIEPTILDQADWSFAAMQDEIFGPILPVLTYTDLNATIEMINKHPKPLALYVFTENSQTENEVLSRISFGGGCVNDTLSHVSNEYLPFGGVGHSGVNAYHGKHSFDTFTHRKSMMKKSTKVDIKLAFPPYKTSLDTIKKLLG, from the coding sequence TTGAGTATAAAGACCGAACAGGACGTTCTTGATTTGATTCAAAAACAGAAAACGTTTTTCCACAGCGGGGTAACGAGAGATGTATCTTTTCGCATTAACCAGCTGAAAAGACTGCAGGATGCGATCAGGGAAAATGAACAAAAGATCCTGGATGCACTGAAAAAGGATCTCGGTAAAAATGAATTTGAAGCTTATGTGACCGAAATCGGGTTCACGTTAAAAAGTATTAAATCCATGATTAAAAATGTGAAGACATGGTCGAAGACAGAAAAGGTGAAAACGCCGGTATTTCAGATGCCATCAAAAAGCTTTATTGTAAAGGAACCTTACGGCAGTGTGCTTATTATCGGTCCGTTTAACTATCCGTTTCAGCTGTTGATCGAACCGCTGATCGGCGCGATGGCTGCAGGGAATTGTACGGTATTGAAGCCCTCTGAAAGTACGCCTGAAACTTCAGCGGTTGTCAGAGATATGATTAAAGAACATTTTGATCCTGCTTACATTTCAGTGATTGAAGGGGAAAAGGAAGAGACGTCGCTTCTGATCAATGCACCGTTTGATTACCTGTTTTTCACGGGCAGTGTGCCGGTTGGGAAGATCGTGATGGAGGCTGCTTCTAAAAACCTTGTACCCCATACGCTGGAGCTCGGCGGCAAAAGTCCTGTCATTATTGATGAGACGGCTGATCTTGAGAAAGCGGCACGTCGCATTATGTGGGGCAAACTGATTAATGCAGGACAAACGTGTATTGCTCCGGATTATCTGGTCGTCCATGAGAGCGTGAAGGCTGAACTTGTGGAGAAGATGAAGCAGACTGTACAGGAATTTTACGGTGAACAGATTCAGCAGAATCCGGAGTACGGGCGCATCGTGAATGAGAAACACTTCGACCGGCTTACAGACATACTTGAAAAAGACCGTGGCGCAATCGTTTACGGCGGCCAGCATGACCGTTCGGATAAATTTATTGAGCCGACGATTCTTGATCAGGCGGACTGGTCATTTGCTGCGATGCAGGATGAGATTTTCGGTCCGATTCTGCCCGTTTTGACTTATACCGATCTGAACGCAACAATAGAAATGATCAACAAGCATCCAAAACCGCTCGCATTGTACGTATTTACAGAAAACAGCCAGACTGAAAATGAAGTGCTGTCACGCATTTCATTTGGCGGCGGATGTGTCAATGATACGCTCAGTCATGTATCTAATGAATATCTACCGTTTGGCGGGGTGGGGCATTCAGGTGTGAACGCTTATCACGGCAAGCACAGCTTTGATACATTTACACATCGCAAGAGCATGATGAAAAAGAGTACGAAGGTTGATATTAAGCTCGCATTCCCTCCGTACAAAACAAGTCTTGATACTATAAAAAAATTGCTCGGATAA
- a CDS encoding phosphotransferase enzyme family protein, whose protein sequence is MKEVVARWLGIHENQIKPTIGGYQNDVYKVEHEQEQRIIRLRHQNERSKTEIEEELSFIRLLNEHRVHAAAPVKWKGQNIHELQIGDRLYHAVLFERAAGTLMRVLDKSWNDDFFKKWGTYIGSMHLVSDQLNTKGFQRRKRTVENPDPENILSKLPEEFRAWPSENLKQFTQTPTSKETHGFIHHDFHQGNLFVDGDSFTAFDFDDAMMDWKMYDLAVTFYHAIWQGKSFRPEEKDLPKRLYEGLLNGYASVHPLTGEMVRQMEPALAIRDAFLYPVFSEKWTMTAWKKTFLADMENRLRLGVPYIEEKEYK, encoded by the coding sequence ATGAAGGAAGTTGTCGCACGGTGGCTGGGCATTCATGAAAATCAGATCAAGCCGACGATAGGCGGTTATCAGAATGATGTCTATAAGGTTGAGCATGAACAAGAGCAGCGGATCATCAGGCTGAGACATCAGAATGAAAGATCGAAAACAGAAATCGAAGAAGAGCTTTCATTCATTCGATTATTAAATGAGCATAGGGTTCATGCTGCTGCCCCTGTGAAATGGAAGGGACAGAACATTCACGAGCTTCAGATAGGTGATCGCCTCTATCACGCGGTTCTGTTTGAACGGGCAGCCGGGACCTTGATGAGAGTTCTTGATAAAAGCTGGAACGATGACTTTTTCAAAAAGTGGGGGACATATATCGGAAGCATGCATCTTGTATCTGATCAGTTGAACACCAAAGGGTTTCAACGGAGAAAAAGAACAGTCGAAAACCCGGACCCTGAAAACATCCTGTCAAAACTGCCGGAGGAATTTCGGGCATGGCCATCAGAAAACCTGAAGCAGTTCACACAGACCCCGACTTCAAAGGAAACACACGGATTCATTCATCATGATTTTCACCAGGGAAACCTGTTCGTAGATGGAGATTCCTTTACCGCCTTTGACTTTGATGATGCGATGATGGACTGGAAGATGTATGATCTCGCCGTCACCTTCTATCACGCGATCTGGCAGGGGAAATCGTTCCGTCCGGAGGAAAAGGATTTGCCAAAACGATTGTATGAGGGACTTTTAAACGGATACGCTTCCGTTCATCCGCTGACCGGCGAGATGGTCAGGCAGATGGAACCGGCGCTTGCGATCAGAGATGCTTTTTTATATCCGGTCTTCTCGGAAAAATGGACGATGACAGCCTGGAAAAAGACATTTTTAGCGGATATGGAAAACAGGCTGAGACTTGGCGTTCCTTATATTGAAGAAAAGGAATATAAATAG
- a CDS encoding TIGR01777 family oxidoreductase: MNILVSGGTGFAGKSLTRLLTDEGHKVFILTRNPDKPAKQSVTYVKWLADGAKPEEGLPEIHAIVNLAGESINNGRWTEDQKQKIYDSRMEATDEILRIIRSMDQPPSVLVNASAIGCYPASETKIYTEKSEERGTDFLAKTVIDWERKALLAEDEGVRVACARFGIILGKEAGALPNIVLPYKMMAGGTVGSGKQWLSWIHHEDVARAVLFAIENEKLEGPFNVTAPNPMRMKEFGETVGKVLNRPHWMPVPGFALKLALGDKSALVLEGQKVLPKVLEEHGFTFKYPLLHDALREIYEKLQFQP; the protein is encoded by the coding sequence ATGAATATTCTTGTCAGTGGAGGAACGGGTTTTGCAGGTAAATCGCTAACCCGCTTGTTAACAGATGAAGGTCACAAAGTCTTTATTCTAACGAGAAATCCGGATAAGCCGGCTAAACAAAGTGTGACCTATGTGAAATGGCTGGCTGACGGTGCGAAGCCTGAGGAAGGATTACCTGAGATTCATGCGATTGTGAACCTTGCCGGGGAGTCCATCAATAACGGCAGATGGACGGAAGATCAGAAACAGAAGATTTATGACAGCCGGATGGAAGCGACTGATGAAATATTGCGTATCATCCGGTCTATGGATCAGCCTCCTTCAGTTCTTGTCAACGCAAGCGCCATTGGCTGTTACCCTGCTTCTGAAACAAAAATCTACACCGAAAAATCCGAAGAACGCGGCACGGATTTTCTAGCCAAGACCGTGATTGACTGGGAGCGTAAAGCACTGTTGGCAGAGGATGAAGGCGTCCGTGTTGCCTGTGCACGTTTTGGCATTATTTTAGGTAAAGAGGCCGGCGCGCTGCCAAATATCGTTCTTCCTTATAAAATGATGGCTGGTGGTACAGTTGGCAGCGGCAAACAGTGGCTGTCGTGGATCCATCACGAGGATGTTGCCCGCGCTGTGCTGTTTGCGATTGAAAATGAAAAGCTTGAAGGACCGTTTAATGTGACCGCTCCAAACCCGATGCGGATGAAGGAATTTGGTGAAACGGTCGGAAAGGTGCTGAACCGTCCTCACTGGATGCCGGTTCCGGGATTCGCCTTGAAGCTTGCACTCGGAGATAAAAGTGCACTCGTATTAGAAGGACAAAAAGTGCTGCCGAAGGTCTTAGAGGAGCACGGATTCACCTTTAAATATCCGCTGTTGCATGATGCACTGCGTGAGATTTATGAAAAGTTACAATTTCAGCCCTGA
- the recX gene encoding recombination regulator RecX, producing the protein MPVITKITRQKRNEERYNIFLDGVYAFSVDEAVLVQYQLQKNKELTDFDIGEIEYEDEIRKGFNKALVYLSYRMRSEKEIEDHLKEYEMGDAAISETLHKLRHYGYVNDQSFAQAFYNTQINTTDKGPIQIKNGLREKGVSNDIIETVISETPEEEWNDRAIGIMEKVVKKNQKLSPLQIKKKAQDTLARKGYSGQTVAFVLANLTIERDEDDQKAAVLTQAKKAHNKYSRKFAGFEYEQKMKQTLYRKGFSMDEIEWAIEELNANEDMD; encoded by the coding sequence ATGCCGGTTATCACGAAAATCACCAGACAAAAACGCAATGAAGAACGGTACAATATTTTTCTTGACGGTGTCTACGCATTCAGCGTGGATGAAGCAGTCCTTGTTCAGTATCAGCTGCAGAAAAACAAAGAGCTGACTGACTTTGATATCGGTGAAATAGAGTATGAGGATGAGATCCGTAAAGGCTTTAACAAAGCGCTCGTTTACCTGAGCTACCGAATGCGTTCTGAAAAGGAAATCGAGGACCACCTGAAGGAGTATGAAATGGGGGATGCTGCGATCAGCGAAACGCTGCATAAGCTCCGTCATTACGGCTATGTAAACGATCAATCCTTTGCACAGGCATTTTATAATACACAGATCAATACAACGGATAAAGGCCCGATCCAAATAAAAAACGGATTGCGCGAAAAAGGAGTATCCAACGACATTATTGAGACGGTCATCAGCGAAACGCCTGAAGAAGAATGGAATGACCGTGCGATTGGCATTATGGAGAAGGTCGTGAAGAAAAATCAAAAGCTATCCCCGCTCCAGATTAAAAAGAAGGCACAGGACACCCTTGCCCGCAAAGGCTACAGCGGACAAACCGTAGCTTTTGTGCTGGCAAACCTGACCATCGAGCGGGACGAAGACGACCAGAAGGCAGCCGTCCTCACCCAGGCTAAGAAAGCTCACAACAAATACAGCCGTAAATTTGCAGGCTTCGAATACGAACAAAAAATGAAGCAGACCCTTTACCGTAAAGGGTTTTCAATGGATGAAATCGAGTGGGCGATTGAGGAGTTAAATGCTAACGAAGACATGGATTAA
- a CDS encoding SDR family NAD(P)-dependent oxidoreductase produces MKPTAIITGAGTGLGKELAKLLSNDYHIVLVGRRAELLNEVSAEISGTAIRCDITKEEDLGKLYKQLKSQDLLPVELVVNNAGVGHFGSLDEAQPDEWDEMFNTNVKGPMLLTKVLLPEMKASGKGTFLNILSTAALRGKVNESGYVASKFAFRGFSESLAKEVEPAGIRVVRAYMGGMNTPFWDESDHVKNPGKMRSPKEVAEVIVKRMRDEDEIEV; encoded by the coding sequence ATGAAGCCAACTGCCATCATCACAGGTGCCGGAACAGGCCTTGGAAAAGAACTCGCAAAGCTGTTAAGCAATGATTATCATATTGTACTTGTCGGCAGACGTGCCGAGCTGCTAAATGAGGTTTCTGCTGAGATCAGCGGGACTGCGATACGATGCGACATTACAAAAGAAGAGGATCTCGGGAAACTTTATAAACAGTTGAAGTCACAAGACCTCCTGCCCGTTGAGCTCGTTGTCAACAATGCAGGGGTCGGTCATTTTGGCTCACTCGATGAAGCACAACCGGATGAATGGGATGAAATGTTTAATACGAACGTCAAAGGGCCGATGCTGCTGACGAAGGTCCTTTTACCAGAGATGAAAGCCTCCGGAAAAGGTACGTTTTTAAATATTCTTTCCACTGCTGCATTGCGCGGTAAAGTGAATGAGTCAGGCTATGTAGCGTCAAAATTTGCTTTTCGTGGATTCTCAGAAAGCCTCGCAAAAGAAGTTGAGCCAGCTGGCATTCGCGTTGTCCGTGCCTATATGGGTGGAATGAATACACCGTTTTGGGATGAGTCGGATCACGTGAAAAATCCGGGGAAGATGCGCTCACCGAAGGAAGTCGCCGAAGTGATTGTTAAGCGGATGCGGGATGAGGATGAGATTGAAGTTTGA
- a CDS encoding YfhH family protein, which yields MTTEKRYSTMTEQELKQEIATLKEKARKAEQLGIVNEFAVLERKAIMAEAYLLNPKDFKKGTVYAIKHDPGVYFKIDYLNGVFAWGYRLGGEKELEALPISLLEQSSKGGEA from the coding sequence ATGACAACAGAAAAACGCTACAGTACAATGACTGAGCAGGAATTAAAACAGGAAATTGCCACATTAAAAGAAAAGGCGCGTAAAGCTGAACAACTTGGGATCGTCAATGAATTTGCCGTACTTGAACGAAAGGCGATCATGGCAGAAGCGTATTTATTAAATCCGAAAGATTTTAAAAAGGGAACGGTGTATGCAATTAAGCATGATCCGGGTGTGTATTTTAAAATAGATTATCTGAACGGTGTTTTTGCCTGGGGGTACCGTCTCGGCGGTGAGAAGGAGCTTGAGGCGCTTCCGATTTCGTTATTGGAGCAGTCATCGAAAGGAGGAGAAGCCTGA
- a CDS encoding YfhJ family protein: protein MDHQRNELIQLLRSKDTNISYEKAGMLIDLLKEDFEATYAKAGYEYQGQEMAQRVVEQWIQSYGGRIHEIAAMNERYAAILSGDDDVKQ from the coding sequence ATGGACCATCAAAGAAATGAACTCATCCAATTACTGCGCTCGAAAGATACAAATATCTCATACGAAAAAGCAGGCATGCTGATTGATCTGCTGAAAGAGGATTTCGAGGCAACTTACGCCAAAGCGGGATATGAATATCAGGGACAGGAAATGGCTCAGCGCGTGGTAGAACAATGGATTCAAAGCTATGGCGGAAGAATTCATGAAATTGCCGCGATGAACGAAAGGTATGCAGCTATTCTAAGCGGGGATGATGATGTAAAGCAGTAA
- a CDS encoding metal-dependent hydrolase: MDTGTHIVMGFAIGGLAAIDPVVANDPATAQSVLIAVVIGSQAPDADTVLKLRNNAVYIRHHRGITHSIPAVMLWPIAITAAIYPFFPEANLLHLWLWTFLAVFLHVFVDIFNSYGTQALRPFSSKWVALGVINTFDPIIFGIHVIGLMIWGFGADPVPTFLIMYAIIAGYYVIRFMLQSAVRSSIRKRIPDAENVIIAPTIRFYQWRIAAETKEHFYVGRAYGRSVTIYDKFKRKSVPDNEIFAKAKTDRNVSAFLSFSPLYRWELVESDDQYEVRFIDLRYRSNDHYPFVAVVQMDKELAILSSYTGWIFSEEKLQKKLDFLPNE, translated from the coding sequence TTGGATACAGGAACCCATATCGTCATGGGGTTTGCAATCGGCGGACTTGCAGCGATTGATCCTGTCGTCGCAAATGACCCCGCAACAGCACAAAGCGTTCTGATCGCCGTTGTCATAGGATCTCAGGCACCGGACGCAGATACCGTTTTGAAACTGCGCAACAATGCTGTTTATATCCGGCACCACAGAGGAATCACACACTCCATTCCGGCTGTTATGCTCTGGCCGATTGCCATTACGGCAGCGATTTATCCGTTTTTCCCGGAAGCCAACCTGCTTCACCTATGGCTTTGGACATTTTTAGCTGTCTTTCTTCATGTGTTTGTCGATATTTTTAATAGCTATGGCACCCAGGCTCTACGTCCATTTTCTTCTAAATGGGTGGCACTTGGTGTGATCAATACGTTTGATCCGATCATCTTCGGTATACATGTAATCGGACTCATGATCTGGGGATTCGGCGCTGATCCGGTTCCGACATTTCTGATCATGTACGCCATCATTGCCGGCTACTATGTCATCAGGTTTATGCTCCAGTCAGCTGTCCGATCTTCCATCAGGAAACGGATTCCGGATGCAGAAAACGTGATCATTGCACCTACGATCCGTTTCTATCAGTGGCGTATTGCCGCTGAAACAAAGGAACATTTTTATGTAGGAAGAGCCTACGGAAGATCTGTGACGATTTATGATAAGTTTAAGCGGAAGTCAGTACCGGACAATGAGATTTTCGCCAAAGCAAAAACGGATAGAAACGTCTCTGCTTTTCTGTCTTTTTCACCACTGTACCGCTGGGAGCTCGTTGAAAGCGATGATCAGTATGAAGTGCGTTTTATTGACCTGAGATACCGCAGTAACGACCACTATCCATTTGTAGCTGTTGTTCAAATGGATAAAGAGCTTGCTATTTTAAGTTCTTACACCGGCTGGATCTTCAGTGAAGAAAAGCTGCAGAAGAAACTCGATTTTCTTCCTAACGAATAA
- the mutY gene encoding A/G-specific adenine glycosylase — translation MNEELKNQLQNTDVPRFQADLIGWFEKEMRDLPWRENQDPYKVWVSEIMLQQTRVDTVIPYFNRFMEQFPTVQALAEAPEEKVLKAWEGLGYYSRARNLQAAVREVHENYAGVVPDTPEAISSLKGVGPYTAGAVLSIAYNRPEPAVDGNVMRVLSRILSIWDDIAKPSTRKTFEQAVRHLISKDNPSYFNQAMMELGAIVCTPTSPSCLLCPVQDHCEAFRQGTQRELPVKTKKKSSKVIELLTAIVQNEKGEVLVTQRPEQGLLANLWEFPSFEKLPESETAQQTVQFLDSDFYVKAEVKDTEWMKQDHVFTHLVWKMNVVTAESINPQISLPEKTEWASLDRIHELAMPVSHRKIANEWIKRHKERDK, via the coding sequence GTGAATGAAGAACTAAAAAATCAGCTGCAGAATACAGACGTTCCCCGGTTTCAGGCGGATCTAATCGGATGGTTTGAAAAAGAAATGCGGGACCTGCCGTGGCGCGAAAATCAGGATCCTTACAAGGTCTGGGTATCAGAAATCATGCTTCAGCAAACAAGAGTAGATACGGTGATTCCTTACTTTAACCGTTTCATGGAACAGTTTCCGACCGTACAGGCACTGGCAGAAGCACCGGAGGAAAAGGTCTTAAAGGCATGGGAGGGGTTAGGGTATTATTCCAGAGCCCGTAATCTCCAGGCTGCCGTAAGAGAAGTTCATGAAAACTATGCAGGTGTAGTTCCTGATACGCCTGAAGCCATCTCTTCATTAAAGGGAGTAGGTCCGTATACAGCCGGTGCAGTACTCAGTATTGCCTATAACCGCCCCGAACCTGCGGTAGATGGAAATGTGATGCGGGTGTTATCGAGAATTCTGTCTATCTGGGACGATATCGCCAAACCTTCGACTAGAAAAACCTTTGAACAGGCAGTGAGACATTTAATTTCAAAGGATAACCCGTCATACTTTAACCAGGCGATGATGGAGCTCGGCGCGATTGTCTGTACGCCAACATCACCATCATGCCTGTTATGTCCGGTTCAGGACCATTGTGAAGCATTCAGGCAGGGAACCCAGCGCGAGCTGCCGGTAAAAACAAAAAAGAAATCATCAAAAGTCATTGAGCTTCTGACTGCCATCGTTCAAAATGAAAAGGGTGAAGTATTAGTGACACAGCGTCCGGAGCAGGGACTGCTTGCAAACCTGTGGGAATTCCCAAGCTTTGAAAAGCTGCCTGAATCAGAAACGGCTCAGCAAACCGTTCAATTCCTTGATTCAGATTTTTACGTAAAAGCGGAAGTCAAAGACACGGAATGGATGAAACAGGATCACGTTTTCACACACCTTGTCTGGAAAATGAATGTGGTCACAGCGGAATCAATCAATCCACAGATCTCACTCCCGGAAAAAACGGAGTGGGCCTCATTAGACAGGATTCATGAACTGGCGATGCCGGTTTCACACAGAAAGATAGCAAATGAATGGATAAAACGTCACAAGGAGAGAGACAAATGA